The following is a genomic window from Sutcliffiella horikoshii.
GTGCGAGTTCATGCAGTTCTAAATTCACAGAACCATGTCCCAATCCTTTATTGCTATGTCCAATCTTTGCTAATACAAGCTTGGAACCCCCAATGCCGGGAACATCTTCCCAGTTAGAGCCCTGATCACTATACCCCCTGGGCTTAACACCATGTAAATGTTCAAACCCTTCCACATCTGTAAGATTTCCGTTAAATAAATATAGGTGAACATTCTGTTGGACCAATACGTGTAATATGTGGGATGGTATATGGGAAACGTGACGGATCATGATTGCTGCTTCTTCTTCGGAGAAACTCCCTGGTGGAAGATAGATAAGTTGATTTAAAGCTTCTCGGTTAGCTATATCTTTAAGGTGGGAATCCATTTCAGAAGACCTATACTGTTTAAGTGAAATCGCATCCAAGCTGGCATATGCTTTCCAATATATCGGAATAATTGTCATTGTAATCAATATTACTATTGCAAATAAACGTTTCTTCATCTTTCCTCACCTTCTCTAGTTGTCCTGTTCATGTTGTGTAAAAATTATTAGAAAATTCAATTCTATTATAATAGTATTATAACATCTAGGGCTTTAATTGGTATGACATTTTTGTAATCTCTTCTTAATAAAAGGGATTAATTTTTTCCAGTCTACCTTCACCCTCTAACGAAAAGAGGCCTCTCTTGTTTTATTTTATTGTCATCGAGGTCTTCATCACAGCGATGAGGACTTCTCTACTCCTTTTTTCTTTTCACCGAGGTCTTCATATCGACGATGAGGACTTCTCTAATCCTTTTTCCTCGTCAGTGAGGTCTTCATGACGGCGATGAGGACTTCTCTAATCCTTTTTCCTCGTCAGTGAGGTCTTCATGACGGCGATGAGGACTTCTCTAATCCTTTTTCCTTGTCACCAAGGTCTTCATAGCGGCGATGAGGACTTCTCTAATCCTTTTTTCTTATCACCGAGGTCTTCGTATCGACGATGAGGACTTCTCTACTCCTTTTTCCTTGTCAGTGAGGTCTTCATGACGGCGATGAGGACTTCTCTACTCCTTTTTCCTTGTCACCAAGGTCTTTATATCGGCGATGAGGAATTAGTACGAAGGCTATTCTACAATTAAATTATTCCTATACAACAAGAAAAAGAGTGATTCTACAAGAGAATCACTCTTTTCAAACATGCTCTTATACAATTACTTCCTCTTCGCTTAATTCAGCCTCTTCTATATCTCTTGATCTGTGGGCAATCCTACTTGCTGCTGCTGCTGCAAGAGCACATACTATATCATCCATAAAGGTATGAACTTCTTCCCCTTCATGTTCGTCCAACCTCTTTATGATCCCAAATTTCTCTTTATCGAGAAATCCAAAGTTCGTCAATCCAATGGATCCGTACACGTTTACAATCGATAATGGGATGATTTCGTCAATACCATATAACGGTTCGTCAGTCTCCACCAAGTATTGAAGTGGATCTGGGAGCAGTTTTTTTTCTGCTAAAATATCAAGCGACAGCCCCGTTAGCACTGCATGAACAATTTCCCTTTTTTCCAAAACCTTCTCGACGTTATGTACACAATCTTCGAGGGTGACATTACTAATATATTTTTTTTGAAGAAGAAGAACGATTTCAGCGATATCCTGTATGGTGACGCCTCTGTCTTCTAACATCTTTTTTGTTGTTTCTCTCATCTCTTTTAACGTATATTTTCTCATATGGCCCCCTCTTTCTCTCTAGCTCAACCATTTAGGTGGTGTGTTCTTCGCCCAGAAAATAGATCCCAAAGCATGGTGCCCATGAAAATCATCATGATAAGTATGATAATGAAAATTAAAATAATAACCGTCAAGTGGTGGATGATCCTTTCTCACATGAAAGCGGATAAGATCTTTTCCAGTAACAGCATGATAAATATGAAAAATCTTTTCGCTATCTCCACCTGTCGGGTTTTCAGAAATAGTCAAATTACTGAGATCTTCTTCAGGATGCTCTTCTGCCAGATCCTTTAACACCTGTTCCATTTTTGGGAAAATTACATCTTTAAACTCATCTTGTATTTTAGGACCGATTCTTGAGCCGAATTTTGCAAAACTTTGTAGTTCAGCCTGTTCGGTAGCTAAAGACAGGAATGAATCTTTTGACAACCTTTGCTCAAAGGGTTCAATAAATTCATTTGAATAATCTTTGTTTGTTACATCGCCAAACGACGAATCATCCTTTTGGTCATCTATCGTCAAATAGGCAGGTGGCGATACTGTACCGAACGTAAGCGCTGTAATTAGTACGACTAACGATTTCTTAAGCCATTTCGGCATGACAGTCTTCCTTTCCATCTGTTTAACCCCATTCTATTATTTTCTCTATTATTATGTAAAACTAGTATATCACAAAAGTAAGAAAATTTTATCAATTTTGCGTTAACTTTTCTTTTCTAAGCTTGCACGTCTTACATCTCGTTAATTTTTGTTACGGAATCAGTAATAATCACTTGAATTTAGTAAAAATGATTTAATAATGATTCATTTATTTGTGTTTTTTTGTTAATATTAATGAATAGTACATATTGGAGGTTAAACTCATGGCAGATATTGCGATTTTGGTATCAAGCTTTGTTACTTTAGGTGCATTAATTTATTTATGTTTTGCTGATTGATGTGATGGAAATAAAAACTCGTGTTGAGATATGCTCAACACGAGTTTTTTTATATTCTAGCTAACACTCTATATAGCCAAAATGGAATTTAGCAGTTTTTCTTTCTAAGACAGTAAATCCAAATTGAGCAAACTTTTCGCTTTGCCAATGGTCTTTTAATACTACTCTCTCTTTGGCAACTCTTATTGCTTCCTGCAGTATATGTTTATTAAAAGCGTCTTTTACTGCAATGCTTCTTAGGGGCGCTATTCCATTAGATTCTTGGATCTCAATATCAAACATAGGGTCAAAATATACAACATCGAAGCTCTTATCTTGCAGAGTTGATAAAAGGTCCTGATGTTTACCTTGGAGGACTTTGATGCGTCTCATTGCTTCTTCTACGTTACTATTTTCTGATTCCCAAGCAGCGAGGCCTTTTTTTACAAGATAAGCTAGAACCTCATTTCCCTCTATGCCCCACACTTTTCCTTTTTCACCTGTTGCCAAGCTTGCCATGATGCTGTCTGAAGCGAGACCAAGTGTGCAATCAAGAAAACTCATTCCTTCTTTTAACTCTGTTGCTTCTAAAAACGGTTCTATTTCTCCTTTAAGCCACCTTTTAACTCGAAAGCCAGCGGTATTTGGATGAAAGAAAATAGGTTCTGTTATATTTAAGCGATACCATTCATAACGATTTTTCCCTATAACTAAGACATCTTGATTATATTCCTTGAATAAAGTAAGGACTGATTTTTTATTTCTTTGTATGTACATGCACCCAAGGTCTTGTGAAATATGCTTTGCAGTTTGAATCATTTCTTCATTGGTTCTCCCCGCGGTGGTTACAATCATAATTTGCTCCTTTATAAAAGGATGTGCGCAGTATAATACCTACACACATCCTTGCGAATTAACAGTATTGATGAAAAGCTCCTTGAAGGTTGGTCATGATATTTTCCATCGTGTTTGCTTCAATATCATGGCGATGGATGAAATGTACTACTTCTTTCCCTTTTAACAATGCCATGGAAGGCGAAGAAGGTGGGATGTCTCCAAAGATCTCCCGCATTTTGGAAGTAGCTTCTTTATCTTGGCCAGCGAAAACCGTTATCAGGTGATCTGGTGTTTTGTCGGCTTGGATAATGCTTTGGGTTGCTGCCGGTCGTGCCAATCCTGCTGCACAACCGCAGACAGAGTTCACTACTACAAGTGTTGTTCCTTCTACTTTATTGAAGTATTCCTCTACTTCATCGCTTGTGGTTAGTTCTTCAAATCCTGCTCTTGTTAGTTCATCTCTCATCGGTTTTACTATTTGTTTCATATAATCTTCATATGCCATAGACATGTTCATTTCCTCCTTTAGTTATTTCTTTCTGTCATTTGTTTCCAGACGGAGCCTTTTGCTTCTTCTCCGCCTTCTATGCGTTGGATAGCCATTTTTACTTGCATGCTCACTTCGAATTCTGGGTCGTTTTCTGCTTCTCGTAGTGCAGGAAGCGCAGTTTCGTCACCAACTTCGTAAAGGAACATGGCCGCTCTCCAACGAACTAATTTGTTTTTATCTTTCAAAGCTTCTATCATGGCTGGCATCGCTGCTTTATCGCCAAGGTCTGACATACAATCTCCAGCTGTTCTTCTAACTGTTACGGACTTATCTTTCAATGCTTTTGACAAGTAAGGTAAGATGTCTGATTCTTCAAGCATTCCAAAATAAACCGTTGCCAACCTGCGTATAGAACCCTTTTCGTCTTCTAGTGCCTTAGCCAGTACTGGGATGTCGTCTGGTTTTGGATCCATTTGATCTAGAGCAGCAAAGCGTTTGGACCAATCAGGGTCATCTAGCATTTCCAATGTCACTTTATAACGTTCTTTTGATTTTATTGTATTCGACTTATCCTTATTATCTTCTTGTTTTACCATTTTTTCCAAGCGATCGTCTGTAAATGTCGCAGAAAGCTCTTCCACTATCTCTACCCCAACAGCCTCTAAGTCTCCATAACGGACACCATGTTCCTTCCATTCACGTTCAAGCACCACATTATCTTGCTTTTCTTGTGCGGAAAGAATAGCTTTCATGAACCTTTCGGGTAAACCGACACGTTTTTCCTGATCCCCATCTGTCAATTTCACTTGCATCGGAATTCCTTGGAACATCTGAACAAAGACTTTCACTTCGCCAAAACCTTCTAGTGATCTTTGATCTTCTGTGTCTTGATTTTCCTCTGTTTCACCAAAAGCAGCCCTTACTTCTGAAAGAATCCCTTTCCAATCAAAGCGGGCATTTCTTTCTACGGCCAGGAAATCCGCTACATGATAAACCCCTTTTACACCTTCTATACCTAGTATGTCCTGGATGATTTCAGGTGCCTGGTCGCTATTGTCTTTTGTATAATTGTTTCTTGAACCTGCCGGCAGTTCCTCACTAAGGATAACTTTCATCGTGTTAGGACTTGGAGTTGGTTCAATTGATTGTATATTCAAGAATAAACACCCCTTCTTTACTTATGATTGCTCTTTAATCTTTTCTACTTTTTCAGATAGTTCTTCCCATCTGTTCATTGCCTCTTCCAACAGTTGGTTGGTTTGGTCTTGTTCTGAAAGCCACTTGCTGACCTTTTCATAATCGCTTCCTGCGGTTGCAATCTCTGTCTCGATGGTTTCAAGCTTTTCCTCAAGCTCCATAATTTTTTCCTCTATTGTCTCCCAGTCTTTTTGTTCCTGGTAGGACAATTTCAAGGTTTTTTGTTTTTGTCGTGTTACAGTTTGTGTTTCTTTTTTTGCTTGCTCTAACTGTTTTTGCTCTTTACGCTTTAGTTGTTGATCTTGAACATAATCTGAGTATTCGCCGAAAATCCTTTTAACGTTACCGTCACCTTCAAGGATAAACAGTTCATCAACGACTTTATCTAAGAAATAGCGATCATGGGAAACGGTTATGACAACTCCAGGGAATTCTTCCAAATATCCCTCTAAAATGGTCAATGTCTCCGTATCCAAATCATTTGTCGGCTCATCAAGCAGCAAGACATTTGGCTGTGACATGAGTATTCTTAATAAGTATAACCTTTTTCTTTCGCCTCCTGAAAGTTTCCGTATCGGAGTCCCGTGGGAATGCGGAGGAAAAAGAAAACGCTCGAGTAACTGTGACGCACTGATGTGCTGACCGTCTTCGCCTTTAATGACTTCAGCTTCTTCTTTAATATATTCTATCATTCTTTGATCAAGATTCATTTCCTGCTGCTCTTGGGTGTAGTAACCAAGTTTAACCGTCAATCCAATATCCACTTTACCGTGGTCAGGTGAGATTTTCTGAGCAAAGATATTTAAAAGAGTAGATTTCCCAACCCCATTTGGTCCGACAATTCCTACTCTGTCTTTTTGCTTGATCAATAAGCTAACATTTTTCAGAATAACCTTGCTTTCAAATTGAAGCGAAACATCTTCTATTTCCATTACTTTTTTTCCGAGTCTTGCAGAGCCCGTCAGAAGTTCTAATTCACCTGTGGAGGTAGAGGAGGATACTTTCTCATCCAAGTCCTCAAAACGTTTAATTCTTGCTTTTTGTTTTGTCGTTCTGGCTTTTGCTCCTTTTCGCATCCATTCCAACTCTTGGCGATAGAGGCTCTTCTGTTTTGCTTCCACTTTAAGCTCTTCTTCCTGCCTGATAGCTTTTGCTTCCAGATAATCTCCATAATTTCCCGAATAAGTATAAATGGATCCATTATGCAACTCAAATATTTTGTTTGTTACCTTATCAAGGAAATAGCGATCATGCGTTACAAGCAGCACCGCTCCTTGGTATTTACTCAGGTAGTCTTCCAGCCATTCGATCGCCTCAAAATCAAGATGGTTGGTAGGCTCATCCAAAATTAGCAAATCGGCAGCTTCCACCAACGTTTGTGATAGGGCGACACGTTTTTTTTGTCCACCAGAAAGGTTGGATATTTGCTGGTTAGTATCCGTAATTCCCAGTTTATTGAGAATGGCCTTGGCATTTGAGCTTGCATCCCATGCTTGGAGTTGGTCCATTTGTGATTGCAGCTTAGCAAGTTGATCCTGAAGTTTTTCGTTCAGCGGGTCAGCTTGGATTTGCACTAGGAACTTTTCATATTGCCTAATAACATTGTTTGTATTTGAGTCTTTGCTGAAGATTTGTTCCATTACAGAAAAAGTCTCATTTAATTCAGGCTGTTGAGACAGAAACCCAATTGTATAGTCATTGGAAGTAGTGATAGTTCCTGCATCAGGAGTTTCTAGTCCAGCGATGATTTTTAATAAGGTCGATTTCCCTGTACCATTTACACCTATAAGGCCGACTCTTTCTTTTTCCTGTATACTGAAAGAAGCATTTCCGAGAAGCACTTTTTCCACATATGATTTTGATAAATCTTCCCCAATCAACATTTTCATTTTGTTATATCTCATTCCATTCTTTCATAAATTGATCTACAAACTTCATCATAAATTCGTGGCGTTCCGAAGCAATCTTTTTCGCTTCTTCCGTTTGAAGTGTATCTTTTAATAGAAATAACTTTTCATGGAAGTGATTGATAGCAGTGGACTTTTCCCCTCGGTACTGCTCATAGGTCATAGATGTTCTAGCCTCTATCAGGGGATCGTACATCGCTTGTCCTTTTGCTGCCGAATACATGAATGTTCGGGCAGTCCCGATGGCACCTAGTGCATCAAGCCTGTCCGCATCTTGGACAATTTTCCCCTCAAGTGAGTCAAGTACTACCCCATTACCACCTTTAAACCCAATGTTTTCAATTGTATATATAATTTCATCTATATGTATTTTAGTTAGTGGCAGTTCAGACAATAGTGCAGCTATTTCTTCTTTGGCCTTGTCTTTATTTGCAGTTATTTTGTCATCCAGTACATCATGCAAAAGTGCAATGATCTCTACCATTAGAAGATTTGCTTTCTCTTCTTTTCCAATATGTAAGGCAAGTCTTCGGACTCTTTGGATATGAAACCAGTCATGTCCTGTACTGTCATTGTTGAATATCGATTCTACGTATTCTTCTACTTTATGTATCACTAAATGTAACTCCCTTTTTCATTTGATTCCTTTTCATTTTAACATGTTAAAGTCAATATCTATACCATTTCGCAATGGATGTCATTTCTTAAGTGTAACATATGGGTGATTACTTTCATAAAATGGGCTGAGACTGCTTTATTACTTTTAGTTATTGGTTTATACACCGCTGTTGATTTCCGCAAATGGCTTCGCTTTCCAAGGGGCGCTGCTGGAACTCACGGACCGCCCGCAGGCAAGCGAAGCGCCTGGAACGGAAATCAACTGGATTATAAACTCGCTTATCATCAAAAAAGCTAACGGCAATGTCTGGGTTAGCAGACGTTGCGCATTAGCTAGAAAGGAGAAAGATATGAATTTCCCATGGATTATGAACCGTACTCAGATTGGAACTGCCTGGTTTGGGACTCATATTGTCCTTATAAGATGCAATTATATAACCAATCAAGTGGTAGCGGTAGCCAAGAGTGACCATGCACCGTTCGAACCAACTGCTAACAGCTGTGCTGAAACGTTGTCCAGATATCTTAGTATTGGTTATACCTTAATAGGAGCCTATCCTCTTGGTGATAAGGAAGTCCAATATGTCCTTCAATATCGCTGATTTTTACTCGTTGTACCAGGAGATGCCGATTGTGTTGACTCCAGCATGTACGGCAATGGCCGTAGATAACGGAAAGCGGTTAATCGGAATATCAGGATATTTCCCCCTAAGGTTGTCCACTAGTGCGTCCGCTTCTTCTGTATTTGTTCCATGAAGGACAAACAGCTCTTTTATAGTAGAATTCGCTTGGGCCTCATCTAAGAAATCCACTATTTTTGATAGCGCTTTCTTCTGTGTGCGTACTTTTTCCGCGACATCCAGTTTGCCATCTTTAATTTGTATGATTGGTTTTATTTGAAGCAGACTGCCTAATAACTTTTGAACTCCAGACATTCGGCCGCTTCGATGCAACTGTTCTAAACTGCCTATCAGAACGTATATGTCACATTTAGTGGCTAATTCATTTAAATATTCCACAATTTCTTCATGTGATTTTCCTGCTTCTTGCGCCTCAATTCCCTTTTTCACCATTGCAGATAAGGGAAAGGAAATGACTTTGGAATCTATGGTATCAACAGGAATATCCACAAGCTCCCCTGCCTGTGTACTAGATGACACGGTTCCGCTCAAATGACTGGATAAATGGACAGAAATGATCCGATCGTATGATTCTGACAATTTATTGTACAACTCAACAAATGCACCTACAGAAGGTTGCGATGTTTTGGGTGGCGTGTTACTCGCCTCAAGTTTTGTATAAAAATCCTCTAATGATAGTGTCACACCATCAAGAAATTCCTCTTCTTCAAAGTAGACCACCATCGGAATGCTGTATACATCAGGATGATTTGTCAACATCTCGTCCAAAAACGCCGTGCTATCTGTAACCCATGCTATTTTCTCCATTAATAACTCCCCCTGTTCTCTATCTTTTTTCCTATTTTATTCTACTATTCTGATAATAATTCTTGCAACCGTGGAAATACCTTTAGTGCAGTGTCATGAAAAACTGCTTGATGGTAGTCTTTTGGAATGATTTCTTTTATAAACGAGAGATAGGATCCGACGGTAATAAGTGGCCAATCGGTACCAAACATCAATTTTTCGTAATGGTCGCAATAATCCAGTGCATGTAACAGATGTTGAAGAAATCTCGTTTTCTTATGACGGTTTATTTCCTGATTGGTACCAACAATCAAGCCGGAAAGATCGGCATACATATTTTTATTTTTATATACGACTTCCGCACCATCCAATACCCATGGATCCCCGAAATGTGCCATCACAAACGTCACATCTCTGTTAAACACCGCTACCTCGTCTAAAGTCAAAGGATGAGAATACTTTAATAGTCCTCTTTCTGAGTAGGTATCCCCTGTGTGGAACACAACCGGTAAATTATATTTGGCAGCCAAGCGGTATACTGGGACATAGACTTCATCATATGCGTAAAAAGGGTAGTAACCCAAATATATTTTCATTCCTACCACATTTCGCTTCTGAATTTCCCTTTCTAAACTTTGTATATTCTCTTCCTGTAATTTATAAGGATTTATCCCGGGACAATAGCCCATGGTTGGAGGAATGGAGTTTGCCAGATTCAATCCCATCGGTGTATTACTTTTATAATCAGGGAATGCATTTGGCTCTGTCTCTGTGACCCCCATTGCCACGGCCCCTACCACATTATAATCTTTCCATTCATTAAGAAGTCCTTCATATGTATAGGAGAGTCGGGATATGTTATCAGCGGTGTCCTGAAAGCTCTTTATTTTAGAAAAATGGACATGGGCATCAATAATCTTCAATAGGTTACTCCTTTCTTTGAATAGTGATATTATTATTTATTCGATAGTAATATAGAAAAACCCTTCTCTATTTTAAGAAAAGGGTTTGCTTTTATATTAACTTTAATAATGCAGACTTATTCTTATGCCTGAAAAAATAGGGATGAAATTATTATAGTAATTTTTCAATATCATTTTTCATTTTTGATGGGGAAGTTGCGGATGCAAAGCGTTCCACTACTTTTCCGTCTCTGTCAACCAGGAACTTTGTGAAATTCCATTTTACTGCTTTAGATCCCAACAATCCCTTTGCATTTTCTTTTAAATAGTCAAATAGTGGGTGAGCATCCTCTCCGTTCACATCCACCTTTGAAAACATCGGGAAAGAGACACCATAATTCAACTGACAAAATTCATTTATGTCTTCTTCTTTACCAGGCTCTTGGTTTCCAAACTGGTTACATGGAAAGCCAAGTACCATAAACTTTTTGTCCTTGTATTCTTTGTACAGCTCCTCCAGCTCTTCAAATTGTGGTGTGAAGCCACATTTGCTTGCTGTATTGACAATCAATAGAACATAATCTTTATATTCTGAAAGCGGGACTTCATTTCCTTTAATATCGAGTGCAGAAAAATCATAGATTGTTGTCAATGTAATCACCTCATTTTTCTTTTCATTATGGATGAAGGTTTTTTCTCTGTCCATTAATTGTGTGTTTATTCACTTAGAATAAACCTACCGCTTTTCCTTTTTCATCAACATCCATCTTCAGTGCTGCCGGTTCTTTCGGAAGTCCAGGCATCGTCATGATGTTACCTGTTAATGCAACGATGAATCCTGCGCCAACGGAAGGCTTCAGCTCTCTAATAGTAACCGTGAAGTTCTCTGGCCTCCCAAGCTTTTTCGCATCATCTGTCAGTGAATATTGGGTCTTCGCCATACACACTGGCAAGTGCCCCCATCCTTCTCCAACTATTTGCTGAAGTTGTTTCTGTGCAGCTGGCAACAACTCCACACCTGATCCTCCGTAAACATTCTTCACAATTGCCTCAAGCTTTTGTTCAAGCGTATCCTCTGATTGATAGAGCGGTGTATAGGCAGGCTTTTTAGTCTCCATTTGTTCAAGGACCGTTTGGGCTAGCTCTAGACCACCATCTCCACCCTGCTCCCATACTTGGGTAAGGGCCATAGGAATTTCATTATTTTGACACCAGTTTTTCACGAACTCTATTTCAGCAGCAGTATCTGTTATAAATTCATTAAGGGCTATCACATATGGCAGGCCGAACTTTTCTACTGTTTCCACATGTTTTTTTACATTTTCAATCCCTATACTCAGCGCTTCAAGGTTCTCTTCTTTTAACTGATCTTTTGACATGCCTCCATGCATCTTAATGGCACGGATCGTAGCTACGATGACCACTGCCTCGGGATTAAATCCAAGCGCAGGCGTTTTAATGTGCAGGAATTTTTCCGCGCCAAGATCTGCTCCGAACCCGGCTTCTGTGACCACGTAATCCCCTAGTTTTGCTGCCATTTGTGTCGCAATCACACTGTTACATCCATGAGCTATGTTGGCAAAAGGACCTCCATGAATAATGGCAGGCGTATGTTCCATCGTCTGTACAAGGTTTGGCATGCAAGCGTCTTTAAGAAGTAACGTCAAAGCACCTTCTACTTTTAAATCCTTTACTGTCACTGGTTTTTTATCTAAGTCGTATCCGATGACAATTCTAGCAAGTCTCTCTTTCAAATCAGCTACATCTTTTGCCAAACAAAAAATCGCCATAATTTCAGAAGCAACCGTAATATCAAAGCCATCTTCTCGAGGAACCCCTTGTGTTGGTCCGCCCATTCCGATGACTACTTTTCTCAGCGAACGGTCATTGAGGTCAAGGACCCTTTTCCAAGTAATTCTTCTTGTATCAATCTTTAAGTCATTTCCCTGATGGATATGGTTATCAATCATCGCAGCTAGCGCATTATTTGCCGTCGTAATGGCATGGATATCCCCTGTGAAATGAAGGTTGATATCTTCCATCGGCAACACCTGGGAGTACCCTCCCCCAGTTGCTCCTCCCTTCATTCCCATCGTTGGTCCAAGTGAAGGTTCGCGCATAGCAATAATTGTATTTTTTCCTAGCTTGTTAAGGGCCTGTCCAAGTCCAACTGTGACTGTAGATTTCCCTTCTCCGGCCGGAGTAGGATTTATCGCCGTAACTAAAATCACTTTACCATTTTGTTTATTATGTAAACGTTTCGTAATGTCAAGGGAGAGCTTTGCTTTGTACTTTCCATAAAGCTCTATTTCATCTTCTTCAATATCAAGCAGACTTGCAATATCCATAATCTTTTTCATAGAAGCTTGCTGGGCAATTTCAATATCGCTCTGCACTGCTGTCTTGGTATGCTTCATCCTTCATTCCCCCGTTATAAATGATAGACTTTTTTGTTTTTTTACAATGCTATTATTGTACCACTATTCCTGAAAATTATGGATTGGTTCTGCACTTATAATTAGCAGCGAGAAAATTTACGTAAAATTTAAAAAACTATTAATTCTACATAATAAATGGTTGATAGAATTTTTAGTAGGTAAAATTGGATAGGAGGCTTAAAGATGAGGAAAAAAGGGCTGAAGATTATTATTTTGACTGCTTCTTATGGAAACGGCCATCTGCAGGTAGCTAATTCACTTTATCAAGAATGTCTAAATAGGGGCTTAACAGATGTAAAAATATGCAATCTTTATGCAGAATCACATCCATTCATTTCAGAAGTGACAGAAAATCTATATACAAAAAGTTTTACGTATGGGAAGCAATTCTATAAGCTGTTTTATTACGGAACGGATATCATTCAAAATAAAAAGATGCTACGTTGGTATTATCAGTATGGACTTAAACGACTCACTTCCCTAATCCAATCAGAAGAACCCGACATCTTAATAAACACCTTTCCCATTAACGCTGTACCTGAATTCCGTCGCCGGACTGGAATTGTCATACCCTCCTTTAATATCATTACTGATTATTGCCTACACAGTCTTTGGCTCCATGATGATATTGATAAATATTATGTTGCCAGCAATGAATTGAAAGCAAAGGTTCATTCACGCGGGGTACCTGTTTCCAAAGTTGTGGTAAGCGGCATCCCCATCCGTCCTGCCTTTTCTCAATCGTACGATAAACAGGCTCTTTATGAAAAGTATCATATAAGCCCTGAGAAAGACTTAATCCTCTTAATTGCAGGAGCACATGGTGTGCTTAAGAATATTAAAGACGTTTGTGAAACTCTTCTGTTAAGTACTGATCACCAATTGGCGGTAGTATGCGGCAAAAATCTTTCATTAAGAAACGAGTTGGCACAACTATATAATAGTTACTCAGGTAGGTTTCATTGCTTCGGGTATCTGGAGAGAATCGATGAACTTTACAAGCTGGCAAATGTTATGATTACTAAGCCAGGTGGCATTACACTAACAGAGGCAACCGCTACCGGAACACCACTCATCCTTTATAAGCCTGTCCCTGGTCAGGAAAAAGAAAATGCACTATTTTTTTCTGAAAAAGGAGCAGCACTGATCGCCAAGAATCATGATGAGTTAGTGCTTCATATTAATACATTACTTCAAAGCAAACAGAATCAATCTTCTCTTCAGTCATCAATTGAAAAATTGTATCTGCCAGCATCTCAAGAGGTGATTATGACCGATATTCTCAAAGAGAGCGAAAATATTGCGAGAATTAATTATTCCTCTACTATTAAATCACCGAAAAAAAAGCTTGGGAGCTAATATTTACGCTTCCAAGCTTTTCTTGTTATATTATTCCGATTCACTATTGCCTTTGGCTTTTACACCTTTACTTTTGTAAGGTTTATTG
Proteins encoded in this region:
- a CDS encoding formate--tetrahydrofolate ligase codes for the protein MKHTKTAVQSDIEIAQQASMKKIMDIASLLDIEEDEIELYGKYKAKLSLDITKRLHNKQNGKVILVTAINPTPAGEGKSTVTVGLGQALNKLGKNTIIAMREPSLGPTMGMKGGATGGGYSQVLPMEDINLHFTGDIHAITTANNALAAMIDNHIHQGNDLKIDTRRITWKRVLDLNDRSLRKVVIGMGGPTQGVPREDGFDITVASEIMAIFCLAKDVADLKERLARIVIGYDLDKKPVTVKDLKVEGALTLLLKDACMPNLVQTMEHTPAIIHGGPFANIAHGCNSVIATQMAAKLGDYVVTEAGFGADLGAEKFLHIKTPALGFNPEAVVIVATIRAIKMHGGMSKDQLKEENLEALSIGIENVKKHVETVEKFGLPYVIALNEFITDTAAEIEFVKNWCQNNEIPMALTQVWEQGGDGGLELAQTVLEQMETKKPAYTPLYQSEDTLEQKLEAIVKNVYGGSGVELLPAAQKQLQQIVGEGWGHLPVCMAKTQYSLTDDAKKLGRPENFTVTIRELKPSVGAGFIVALTGNIMTMPGLPKEPAALKMDVDEKGKAVGLF
- a CDS encoding diglucosyl diacylglycerol synthase, with translation MRKKGLKIIILTASYGNGHLQVANSLYQECLNRGLTDVKICNLYAESHPFISEVTENLYTKSFTYGKQFYKLFYYGTDIIQNKKMLRWYYQYGLKRLTSLIQSEEPDILINTFPINAVPEFRRRTGIVIPSFNIITDYCLHSLWLHDDIDKYYVASNELKAKVHSRGVPVSKVVVSGIPIRPAFSQSYDKQALYEKYHISPEKDLILLIAGAHGVLKNIKDVCETLLLSTDHQLAVVCGKNLSLRNELAQLYNSYSGRFHCFGYLERIDELYKLANVMITKPGGITLTEATATGTPLILYKPVPGQEKENALFFSEKGAALIAKNHDELVLHINTLLQSKQNQSSLQSSIEKLYLPASQEVIMTDILKESENIARINYSSTIKSPKKKLGS